A window of Clostridia bacterium contains these coding sequences:
- a CDS encoding acyl-CoA dehydrogenase: protein MPYLLTEEQKMMREMVRKLAQNEIAPRAAEIDRTGEFPWENIKQMAELGLMGVPIPQEYGGAGCDFLSYILTIEEISRACASTGVILAVHTSVGTMPILYFGTEEQKRKYIPKLAAGEYIGAFALTEPNAGSDPSNLATTARLEGDHYIVNGSKIFITNGGVADVYVTFVRTGREKGHKGITCLLVEKDTPGFYIGKKEEKMGLHGSQTTELIFDNARVPKENLLGKEGEGFKVAMALLDGGRIGIGAQGLGIAQAAFDAAKEYAKQRVQFGQPIAEFQAIQFMLADMATKIDCARLLVYRAARLKDMGLPHSKEASMAKMYATDTAMEVTTNAVQILGGYGYCKEYPVERYMRDAKITQIYEGTNQIQRRVIAKHLLKE, encoded by the coding sequence ATGCCGTACCTGTTGACGGAAGAACAGAAAATGATGCGGGAGATGGTCCGGAAATTGGCCCAAAACGAAATCGCACCCCGGGCGGCGGAGATCGACCGCACCGGTGAATTCCCCTGGGAAAACATTAAGCAGATGGCGGAACTGGGCTTGATGGGGGTGCCCATTCCACAGGAATACGGGGGTGCCGGGTGTGATTTCTTGTCCTACATCCTTACCATTGAGGAGATTTCCAGGGCCTGTGCTTCCACGGGAGTCATCCTGGCCGTGCATACTTCCGTAGGCACCATGCCCATTCTCTATTTCGGCACCGAGGAACAAAAGAGAAAGTATATTCCCAAGTTGGCCGCCGGGGAATATATCGGTGCTTTTGCCCTCACAGAACCGAATGCCGGCTCGGATCCGTCCAATTTGGCTACCACCGCCAGGCTGGAAGGGGATCATTATATCGTGAACGGCAGCAAGATCTTCATTACCAACGGCGGGGTGGCGGACGTCTATGTAACCTTCGTGCGCACCGGCCGGGAAAAGGGGCATAAAGGGATTACTTGTCTTTTGGTGGAGAAGGATACGCCAGGTTTCTATATCGGCAAAAAAGAAGAGAAAATGGGTCTCCACGGTTCCCAGACCACGGAGTTGATTTTTGACAACGCCCGGGTACCGAAGGAGAACTTGCTGGGCAAGGAGGGTGAAGGCTTCAAGGTGGCTATGGCCCTGCTGGACGGGGGACGCATCGGCATTGGTGCACAGGGGCTGGGCATCGCCCAGGCGGCTTTTGACGCGGCCAAGGAGTATGCCAAGCAAAGGGTCCAGTTCGGCCAGCCCATTGCCGAATTCCAGGCGATTCAATTCATGCTGGCGGATATGGCGACGAAGATTGATTGCGCCCGCTTGTTAGTTTACCGGGCGGCCCGGTTGAAGGACATGGGGCTGCCTCACAGCAAAGAAGCTTCTATGGCCAAGATGTATGCCACCGACACGGCCATGGAAGTCACCACCAACGCCGTGCAGATCCTGGGCGGCTACGGTTACTGCAAGGAATACCCGGTGGAGCGCTACATGCGGGATGCGAAGATTACCCAGATTTATGAAGGCACCAATCAAATCCAGCGTCGCGTCATCGCCAAGCATCTACTTAAAGAATAA
- a CDS encoding 3-hydroxybutyryl-CoA dehydrogenase, producing the protein MDIKKAMVVGAGQMGSGIAQVAAQAGLEVLLNDLKDEFVSRGLGVIEKNLARSVAKGRMTEEEKAKILSRIKPSTSLQDAVDADIVIEAAVENMAVKTQIFKDLDQITYPHTILATNTSSLPITEIAAVTRRPDKVIGMHFMNPVPVMKLVEIIRGLATGDDTFQVVKELSERMGKVPVEVNDAPGFVSNRVLMPMINEAIYCVYEGVATPEAVDEVMKLGMNHPMGPLALADLIGLDTCLSIMEVLYDGFKDSKYRPCPLLRKYVAAGWLGRKTGRGFYVYE; encoded by the coding sequence ATGGATATCAAGAAAGCCATGGTAGTCGGTGCAGGTCAAATGGGTTCGGGCATTGCCCAAGTGGCGGCCCAAGCCGGGCTGGAGGTGCTGCTGAACGACCTGAAAGATGAGTTTGTCAGCCGGGGCTTGGGTGTTATCGAAAAGAATTTGGCCCGGAGTGTGGCTAAAGGGAGGATGACGGAGGAAGAGAAGGCCAAAATCTTAAGCCGGATTAAACCCTCCACCAGCCTCCAGGATGCCGTCGATGCCGATATCGTCATCGAGGCGGCGGTGGAAAACATGGCTGTGAAAACCCAGATCTTCAAAGACCTAGATCAAATCACCTACCCCCATACCATTTTGGCCACCAACACATCATCCCTGCCCATTACGGAAATTGCCGCCGTGACCCGCCGGCCGGACAAGGTCATCGGGATGCACTTCATGAATCCGGTGCCGGTGATGAAGCTGGTGGAAATCATCCGCGGGTTGGCCACCGGTGACGACACCTTTCAGGTGGTCAAGGAGCTCAGCGAGCGCATGGGCAAAGTACCGGTAGAAGTCAATGATGCGCCGGGCTTTGTCAGCAACCGGGTGCTCATGCCCATGATCAACGAAGCCATTTACTGCGTGTATGAAGGGGTTGCCACACCGGAAGCCGTGGACGAGGTGATGAAACTGGGGATGAACCATCCCATGGGCCCCCTGGCTTTGGCTGACTTGATCGGGCTGGATACCTGCCTGTCGATTATGGAAGTACTGTATGACGGTTTCAAGGACAGCAAGTACCGTCCCTGCCCCCTGCTGCGAAAATACGTGGCTGCCGGTTGGCTGGGCCGGAAAACCGGTCGCGGTTTCTACGTCTATGAATAG
- a CDS encoding crotonase has product MTVSWNNVTLERQGPIALLTINRPQVLNALNEETLRELEAALDEIAADREIRVVIITGAGEKAFVAGADIAFMQNLTPLEAKRFARLGQTVFSKIENLPQPVIAAINGYALGGGCELAMACDIRVASTRAKLGQPEVNLGLIPGFGGTQRLTRLVNPGIAKEILFTADTYDAEAAKQMGLVNHVVPPEELMQFCKDMAARIAAKGPVAVQLCKEAVNDGLEMDLEKALIHEADLFGLVFATRDRAEGIAAFLAKRKPEFNGQ; this is encoded by the coding sequence ATGACCGTGAGCTGGAACAATGTTACGCTGGAGCGCCAGGGCCCGATTGCCCTTTTGACCATTAACCGGCCGCAGGTGCTCAACGCTTTAAATGAGGAAACATTGCGGGAATTGGAAGCGGCGTTGGATGAAATAGCGGCGGACCGGGAAATCCGGGTGGTCATCATCACCGGTGCCGGGGAGAAAGCCTTTGTTGCCGGAGCCGATATCGCCTTTATGCAAAATCTTACCCCGCTGGAGGCCAAAAGGTTCGCCAGGCTGGGGCAAACGGTGTTCAGCAAGATTGAAAACTTGCCCCAACCGGTGATTGCCGCCATCAACGGTTACGCCTTAGGCGGCGGCTGCGAGCTGGCCATGGCCTGCGACATCCGGGTGGCCAGCACCCGGGCTAAGCTGGGCCAGCCGGAAGTGAACCTGGGTCTCATCCCGGGCTTCGGCGGGACCCAGCGGTTGACCCGGTTGGTGAACCCGGGCATCGCCAAGGAAATCCTGTTTACCGCCGACACTTACGATGCGGAGGCGGCCAAGCAGATGGGGTTGGTGAACCATGTGGTGCCGCCGGAAGAGTTGATGCAGTTTTGTAAAGACATGGCGGCCCGCATCGCTGCCAAGGGGCCGGTGGCGGTGCAGCTGTGCAAGGAAGCGGTTAACGACGGTTTGGAGATGGATTTAGAAAAAGCCTTGATTCACGAAGCGGATCTGTTTGGCTTGGTCTTTGCCACCCGGGACCGGGCGGAAGGAATCGCCGCCTTCCTGGCCAAGCGGAAACCGGAATTTAACGGCCAATAA